One Clostridium sp. CM027 genomic window carries:
- a CDS encoding VOC family protein has product MIQSIVHIALVVKDYDEAIEFYTKKLHFTLIEDTYQEDQDKRWVVVSPPSSSGTTILLARASKPEQLSFIGNQAGGRVFLFLGTDDFWRDYNEMIAKGIEFVREPKEQSYGTVAVFKDLYGNLWDLVQFKENHPIAQRVK; this is encoded by the coding sequence ATGATACAATCTATTGTACACATTGCGTTAGTAGTCAAAGACTATGATGAAGCCATTGAATTTTACACAAAGAAACTTCATTTTACATTAATAGAAGACACATACCAAGAAGACCAAGATAAACGTTGGGTGGTAGTGTCTCCACCAAGTTCGTCAGGAACTACAATATTACTCGCAAGAGCTTCTAAACCTGAACAACTATCGTTTATTGGAAATCAGGCAGGAGGACGAGTTTTCCTATTCCTTGGAACAGATGATTTTTGGAGAGATTATAACGAAATGATAGCAAAAGGTATAGAATTTGTTAGAGAACCTAAAGAACAATCATATGGTACAGTTGCAGTATTCAAAGATTTATACGGAAACTTATGGGATTTAGTTCAATTTAAAGAGAACCATCCAATTGCTCAAAGAGTAAAATAA